One Roseomonas gilardii subsp. gilardii genomic region harbors:
- a CDS encoding aminotransferase class I/II-fold pyridoxal phosphate-dependent enzyme — protein sequence MPAIAELSDAELQALRGRIQAGYDAFKARGLKLDMTRGKPAPEQLSLAEPMLALPGNGDTTTEAGEDARNYGGLQGIAEARALYAPILGVPPAQVVVGDNSSLALMHDTLLWSMVKGVPGGTRPWGQEEDIAFLCPVPGYDRHFVICEEYGIRLIPVPLTGEGPDMEEVERLAADPAVKGMWCVPRYSNPSGEVYSEAVIRRLAAMKTGAPDFRLFWDDAYAVHHLTGTRHAIANITNLCAEAGNPDRAFVFASTSKVTLAGAGLAFFASSPANVAWFLRSAGKRTIGPDKLNQLRHVRFLRDQAGIAAHMERHRALIAPKFAAVLEALESHLAGTGVARWTKPEGGYFISLDARPGTAKRVVALAKEAGLALTPAGSTWPGGADPQDSNLRLAPTFPSLENVRLASEGIALCVLLAGLEAETAARASRA from the coding sequence ATGCCCGCCATCGCCGAGCTGAGCGACGCCGAACTCCAGGCCCTGCGCGGCCGCATCCAGGCCGGCTACGACGCCTTCAAGGCGCGCGGCCTGAAGCTCGACATGACGCGCGGCAAGCCGGCGCCGGAACAGCTCTCCCTCGCCGAGCCCATGCTCGCCCTGCCCGGCAACGGCGACACCACCACCGAGGCCGGCGAGGACGCCCGCAACTATGGCGGCCTCCAGGGCATCGCCGAGGCCCGCGCCCTCTACGCCCCCATCCTGGGCGTGCCGCCGGCGCAGGTCGTGGTCGGCGACAACTCCTCCCTCGCCCTGATGCACGACACCTTGCTCTGGTCGATGGTGAAGGGCGTCCCCGGCGGCACCCGCCCCTGGGGCCAGGAAGAGGACATCGCCTTCCTCTGCCCCGTCCCCGGCTATGACCGGCATTTCGTGATCTGCGAGGAATACGGCATCCGCCTGATCCCCGTGCCGCTGACCGGCGAGGGACCGGACATGGAGGAGGTCGAGCGCCTCGCCGCCGACCCGGCGGTGAAGGGCATGTGGTGCGTGCCCAGGTATTCGAACCCGAGCGGCGAGGTCTATTCCGAGGCCGTGATCCGCCGCCTCGCCGCCATGAAGACCGGCGCCCCGGATTTCCGCCTGTTCTGGGACGACGCCTACGCCGTCCACCACCTGACCGGCACGCGGCACGCCATCGCCAACATCACCAACCTCTGCGCCGAGGCCGGCAACCCCGACCGCGCCTTCGTCTTCGCCTCGACCTCCAAGGTCACGCTGGCCGGCGCCGGCCTCGCCTTCTTCGCCTCCTCCCCCGCCAATGTCGCCTGGTTCCTCCGCTCCGCCGGGAAGCGCACCATCGGCCCGGACAAGCTGAACCAGCTCCGCCATGTCCGCTTCCTGCGCGACCAGGCCGGCATCGCCGCGCATATGGAACGCCACCGCGCCCTGATCGCGCCGAAATTCGCCGCGGTTCTGGAGGCGCTGGAATCCCACCTCGCCGGCACCGGCGTCGCCCGCTGGACGAAGCCCGAGGGCGGCTACTTCATCAGCCTCGACGCCCGCCCCGGCACGGCGAAGCGCGTCGTGGCCCTCGCGAAGGAGGCCGGCCTCGCCCTGACCCCCGCCGGCTCCACCTGGCCGGGCGGCGCCGACCCGCAGGACAGCAACCTGCGCCTCGCCCCCACCTTCCCCAGCCTGGAGAATGTGCGCCTCGCCTCCGAGGGCATCGCCCTCTGCGTGCTGCTGGCGGGGCTGGAGGCCGAGACGGCGGCGCGTGCCAGCCGCGCCTGA
- a CDS encoding Bug family tripartite tricarboxylate transporter substrate binding protein — protein MAGLAGGRAARAASWPEHPFRWVVGYPPGGASDVFARLIGAGMGAALGQNVVVENRPGGGAVLASEVVSHAAPDGYSWLHTDNGNLVYNPALYAKLPYDPDRDLTGVGFIGRFPLFLVVRPDDPAKGFADFLAAAPKDPPTYGTAGVASPHHLAMEMLRRRAGNFPAVHVPYRGAPAAMQDLIAGSVDSVVVDCATGIPFLRDGKARALLVMGEGRSQAAPEVPTALELGYADAVAYGWQGLSVPAATPGELVGRLNAALNGAVRSEVAQARMRTLGIESSPLSPAAFNAFVATESARWRPLIRELGIRLDS, from the coding sequence ATGGCCGGCCTGGCCGGTGGCCGCGCTGCGCGGGCGGCCTCCTGGCCGGAGCATCCCTTCCGCTGGGTGGTGGGCTATCCGCCGGGCGGGGCCTCGGATGTCTTCGCGCGGCTGATCGGCGCGGGAATGGGCGCGGCGCTGGGGCAGAATGTGGTGGTGGAGAACCGGCCGGGCGGCGGCGCGGTGCTGGCCAGCGAGGTGGTGTCCCATGCCGCGCCGGATGGCTACTCCTGGCTGCACACGGACAACGGGAACCTCGTCTACAATCCGGCGCTCTATGCGAAGCTGCCCTATGACCCGGACCGCGATCTGACCGGGGTGGGATTCATCGGGCGGTTTCCGCTGTTCCTCGTGGTGCGGCCCGACGACCCGGCGAAGGGCTTCGCGGATTTCCTGGCCGCGGCGCCGAAGGACCCGCCGACCTATGGCACGGCGGGCGTGGCCTCTCCGCATCATCTGGCGATGGAGATGCTGCGGCGGCGGGCGGGGAACTTCCCGGCGGTGCATGTGCCTTATCGCGGCGCGCCGGCAGCGATGCAGGACCTGATCGCGGGCAGCGTGGACAGCGTGGTGGTGGATTGCGCGACGGGCATCCCCTTCCTGCGCGACGGCAAGGCGCGGGCGCTGCTGGTGATGGGGGAGGGGCGGTCCCAGGCCGCGCCGGAGGTGCCGACGGCGCTGGAACTCGGCTATGCGGATGCGGTGGCCTATGGCTGGCAGGGGCTTTCGGTGCCGGCGGCCACGCCGGGCGAACTGGTGGGGCGGCTGAACGCGGCGCTGAACGGCGCGGTGCGGAGCGAGGTGGCGCAGGCGCGGATGCGGACCCTCGGGATCGAGTCCTCGCCCCTGTCGCCGGCCGCGTTCAATGCCTTCGTTGCGACGGAGAGCGCGCGCTGGCGGCCGCTGATCCGGGAACTCGGCATCCGGCTGGATAGCTGA
- a CDS encoding cytochrome b: MPSPSRPSLPWRDTPDRYGLVSRALHWGMALVFAWQFAGMVVKVTVGRSPLTTFLVGSHASVGALLFLLILLRGAWGLYNLRRRPPHEAGPLGLAARLGHLALYALMLIVPSLALLRQYGSGRAFAPFGIPLWPASGERIEALVAPANAAHGLLAWTLLALIAGHVAMVLLHRFLWCDGVLARMAGRGPATPEQPGRNPPHALAEARRG, translated from the coding sequence ATGCCCTCCCCGTCCCGGCCATCCCTGCCCTGGCGTGATACGCCGGACCGCTACGGCCTCGTCAGCCGCGCCCTGCACTGGGGCATGGCCCTCGTCTTCGCGTGGCAGTTCGCCGGCATGGTGGTGAAGGTCACCGTCGGCCGCTCCCCGCTCACCACCTTCCTGGTCGGCAGCCATGCCAGCGTCGGTGCCCTGCTCTTCCTGCTGATCCTGCTGCGCGGCGCCTGGGGCCTGTACAACCTCCGCCGCCGCCCGCCGCACGAGGCCGGCCCGCTCGGCCTCGCCGCCCGCCTTGGCCATCTGGCGCTCTATGCCCTGATGCTGATCGTCCCTTCCCTGGCCCTGCTGCGGCAATACGGCTCGGGCCGCGCCTTCGCGCCCTTCGGCATTCCCCTCTGGCCCGCCTCCGGCGAGCGGATCGAGGCGCTGGTCGCCCCCGCCAATGCCGCGCACGGGCTCCTGGCCTGGACGCTGCTGGCCCTGATCGCCGGCCATGTCGCCATGGTCCTGCTCCACCGCTTCCTCTGGTGCGACGGCGTGCTGGCCCGCATGGCCGGGCGCGGCCCCGCCACCCCGGAACAGCCCGGCCGGAACCCGCCGCACGCCCTGGCCGAAGCCCGGCGCGGCTGA
- the rsmD gene encoding 16S rRNA (guanine(966)-N(2))-methyltransferase RsmD produces the protein MRIVAGRWRGRRLEAPAGAGTRPTADRVRQALFDMLWHAPWGGRERVEGALVLDAFAGTGALGLEALSRGAARAWFIERDRAALAALRANLAACRVGEAEGRVIAGDATRPPRAEAACGLIFLDPPYGAGLPGVVLPALRGAGWVAPGALCCLEIGRAEDAPGLPGWEILAEREHGAARVLVLGDTGG, from the coding sequence ATGAGGATCGTGGCCGGGCGGTGGCGCGGGCGGCGGCTGGAGGCGCCGGCGGGGGCGGGGACGCGGCCGACGGCGGACCGGGTGCGGCAGGCGCTGTTCGACATGCTGTGGCATGCGCCCTGGGGCGGGCGGGAGAGGGTGGAGGGTGCGCTGGTGCTCGACGCCTTTGCCGGGACGGGGGCGCTGGGGCTGGAGGCGCTGTCGCGCGGCGCGGCGCGGGCCTGGTTCATCGAGCGGGACCGGGCGGCGCTGGCGGCGCTGCGGGCGAATCTGGCGGCCTGCCGGGTGGGGGAGGCGGAGGGGCGCGTCATCGCCGGCGACGCCACGCGCCCGCCCCGGGCCGAGGCCGCCTGCGGGCTGATCTTCCTCGACCCGCCTTATGGCGCCGGGCTGCCCGGGGTGGTGTTGCCCGCGCTGCGCGGGGCGGGCTGGGTGGCGCCGGGGGCGCTGTGCTGCCTGGAGATCGGCCGGGCGGAGGATGCGCCGGGCCTGCCGGGCTGGGAGATCCTGGCCGAGCGGGAGCATGGGGCCGCCAGGGTTCTGGTGCTGGGCGATACGGGGGGCTGA
- a CDS encoding MBL fold metallo-hydrolase, whose product MKITFYAHASFRLEADGVAVVTDPYKPSLSRFDPIDEPADLVLMSSATDEFHSDPSHVLGGPVVINTLELPPEGVEVLGIPVRSFPAYESLTFDFQAAAGRDPDANALYHFTLGGLRVLHMGDIGNPVDPRQLEALRGQVDVLLALAGAHATIALDDLDAAITAIGPQVVIPMHYYNPRGILQIEPVETFLARVPPERVTRVGGPSLELTPETLPAPADAPHVYVLEQSR is encoded by the coding sequence ATGAAGATCACGTTCTACGCGCATGCGAGCTTCCGGTTGGAGGCGGATGGGGTGGCGGTGGTCACCGATCCCTACAAGCCGTCGCTCAGCCGCTTCGACCCGATCGACGAGCCGGCGGATCTCGTGCTGATGAGCTCGGCCACCGACGAGTTCCATTCCGACCCGAGCCATGTCCTGGGCGGGCCGGTGGTGATCAACACGCTGGAGCTGCCGCCGGAAGGGGTGGAGGTGCTGGGCATCCCGGTCCGCTCCTTTCCCGCCTATGAGAGCCTGACCTTCGACTTCCAGGCGGCGGCGGGGCGGGACCCGGATGCCAATGCGCTCTACCACTTCACGCTGGGCGGGCTGCGGGTGCTGCATATGGGCGATATCGGCAATCCGGTGGACCCCCGGCAACTGGAGGCGCTGCGCGGGCAGGTGGATGTCCTGCTGGCGCTGGCCGGCGCGCATGCGACCATCGCGCTGGACGACCTGGACGCGGCGATCACGGCCATCGGGCCGCAGGTGGTCATCCCGATGCACTACTACAACCCGCGCGGCATCCTGCAGATCGAGCCGGTCGAGACCTTCCTGGCGCGGGTGCCGCCGGAGCGGGTGACGCGGGTCGGCGGGCCGAGCCTGGAGCTGACGCCGGAGACCCTGCCGGCGCCGGCGGACGCGCCGCATGTCTATGTGCTGGAGCAGTCGCGGTAG
- a CDS encoding glutathione S-transferase N-terminal domain-containing protein encodes MVIRLHELCGSDPARVFSPYCWRARMALLHKGLPHESLPWRFKDKAAIADAGTDKVPVLRDGARVVHDSWAILEDLEDRYPGRASLFGGEGGRALARFVAHWADTVLNPAISALIVSDIPALLDAEDRAYFIRTREARFGRPLAEVTAGREERLEGFRALLLPLRRTLSDRPFLHGATPGAGDYIAFSGFQWARVVSPLPLLTPEDVLHGWRGRLLDAFGGVARAVPAAERG; translated from the coding sequence ATGGTGATCCGTCTGCATGAGCTGTGCGGCAGCGATCCGGCGCGGGTCTTCAGCCCCTATTGCTGGCGGGCGCGGATGGCGCTGCTGCACAAGGGACTGCCGCATGAGAGCCTGCCCTGGCGCTTCAAGGACAAGGCGGCGATCGCCGATGCGGGTACGGACAAGGTGCCGGTGCTGCGCGACGGGGCGCGGGTGGTGCATGATTCCTGGGCGATCCTGGAGGATCTGGAGGACCGCTATCCGGGCCGTGCCAGCCTGTTCGGCGGCGAGGGCGGGCGGGCGCTGGCGCGTTTCGTGGCGCATTGGGCGGATACGGTGCTGAACCCGGCGATCTCGGCGCTGATCGTGTCCGACATCCCGGCGCTGCTGGATGCGGAGGACCGGGCATATTTCATCCGCACGCGTGAGGCGCGCTTCGGCAGGCCGCTGGCGGAGGTGACGGCGGGGCGGGAGGAGCGGCTGGAGGGGTTCCGTGCCCTGCTGCTGCCTTTGCGGCGGACGCTGTCGGACCGGCCCTTCCTGCATGGCGCCACGCCGGGGGCGGGGGACTACATCGCCTTTTCCGGCTTCCAGTGGGCGCGGGTGGTGAGCCCGCTGCCGCTGCTGACGCCGGAGGATGTGCTGCATGGCTGGCGCGGGCGGCTGCTCGATGCCTTCGGCGGCGTGGCGCGGGCCGTGCCGGCGGCGGAGCGGGGCTGA
- a CDS encoding gamma-glutamyl-gamma-aminobutyrate hydrolase family protein — protein sequence MTSRPFIGLTLDAEEAGGWSNLPWYAIRQNYLSAVAEAGGMPVALPHLPELAEGYLDRLDGLVVTGGAFDVDPALYGATERHGTVTLKEVRTAFELAILRGALARDIPVLGICGGEQLLAVALGGTLIQHIPDSVTDALAHEQPNPRDEPGHEVAVVPGSLLARVTGGAARLAVNSSHHQAVDFAGPGVVVSGTAPDGVVEAIEHPGYRFCLGVQWHPEYAVDPRDPDIFRAFVAACREAARQRAGAERVPA from the coding sequence ATGACCTCACGCCCCTTCATCGGCCTGACCCTGGATGCGGAGGAGGCCGGCGGCTGGTCCAACCTGCCCTGGTACGCCATCCGCCAGAACTACCTCTCCGCCGTGGCCGAGGCCGGCGGGATGCCCGTCGCGCTGCCGCATCTGCCGGAACTGGCGGAGGGCTATCTCGACCGGCTCGACGGGCTCGTGGTCACGGGCGGGGCTTTCGACGTGGACCCGGCGCTCTATGGCGCCACGGAGCGGCACGGGACGGTGACGCTGAAGGAGGTGCGGACCGCCTTCGAGCTGGCCATCCTGCGCGGGGCGCTGGCGCGGGACATCCCGGTGCTGGGCATCTGCGGCGGCGAGCAGCTCCTCGCCGTGGCGCTGGGGGGCACGCTGATCCAGCACATCCCGGATTCCGTCACCGATGCCCTGGCGCATGAGCAGCCGAACCCGCGCGACGAGCCGGGGCACGAGGTGGCGGTGGTGCCGGGCTCCCTGCTGGCGCGCGTCACGGGCGGCGCGGCGCGGCTGGCGGTGAACAGCTCGCACCACCAGGCGGTGGATTTCGCCGGGCCGGGCGTGGTGGTGAGCGGCACGGCGCCGGATGGCGTGGTGGAGGCGATCGAGCACCCGGGCTACCGCTTCTGCCTCGGCGTGCAGTGGCATCCGGAATATGCGGTGGACCCGCGCGACCCCGACATCTTCCGCGCCTTCGTGGCGGCCTGCCGCGAGGCCGCCCGCCAGCGCGCCGGGGCGGAGCGGGTGCCGGCATGA
- a CDS encoding M20/M25/M40 family metallo-hydrolase, producing MAGEVSRLLSGEAFRRADAFVRQDHGRTVEEIIRIAEIASPPFGEARRAEAYAEMLRAQGLSDVARDAEGNVTALRPGTDPEAGLVVICSHLDTVFPEGTDVVVRREGTVLRGPGVGDNSRGLAVKLAILRALDAAGIRTKAGILVLASVGEEGPGDLRGVKSFFRVHPLRDKVVGFIAVDSLETARLTVGAVGSKRYRVSFRGPGGHSFGAFGLVNPVFALARAADDLSRIRVPAVPRTTFSIGRIGGGTSINAIPEEAWMEVDLRSESAEELARLEERFLATLPQAAADENAARDVRRGGIQVEVKQVGDRPAGTTPREARIVRLAEAVIAARGYAPKLEASSTDSNIPISLGIPAITVASGGTGGRAHSLEEWIDVAPEESARGIATALGVIVSVAGGAA from the coding sequence GTGGCGGGCGAGGTGTCGCGCCTGCTGTCCGGCGAGGCCTTCCGCAGGGCGGATGCCTTCGTGCGGCAGGACCACGGCCGCACGGTGGAGGAGATCATCCGCATCGCCGAGATCGCCTCGCCCCCCTTCGGCGAGGCACGGCGCGCGGAAGCCTATGCGGAGATGCTGCGGGCGCAGGGGCTCTCGGATGTGGCGCGGGACGCGGAGGGCAATGTCACCGCGCTCCGGCCCGGCACCGATCCGGAGGCCGGGCTGGTGGTGATCTGCTCGCATCTCGACACGGTCTTTCCCGAGGGGACGGATGTGGTGGTGCGGCGCGAGGGCACGGTACTGCGCGGACCGGGCGTGGGCGACAACAGCCGCGGCTTGGCGGTGAAGCTCGCCATCCTGCGGGCGCTGGATGCCGCCGGCATCCGGACGAAGGCGGGAATCCTGGTGCTGGCCTCGGTGGGCGAGGAAGGGCCGGGCGACCTGCGCGGAGTGAAGAGCTTCTTCCGTGTCCATCCGCTGCGCGACAAGGTGGTGGGCTTCATCGCCGTGGACAGCCTGGAGACGGCGCGGCTGACGGTGGGGGCGGTGGGCAGCAAGCGCTACCGCGTCAGCTTCCGGGGGCCGGGCGGGCATTCCTTCGGCGCCTTCGGGCTGGTGAACCCGGTCTTCGCCCTGGCGCGGGCGGCGGACGACCTGTCGCGCATCCGCGTGCCCGCGGTGCCGCGCACCACCTTCTCCATCGGCAGGATCGGCGGCGGGACCTCGATCAACGCGATCCCGGAGGAAGCCTGGATGGAGGTGGACCTGCGTTCGGAATCCGCCGAGGAGCTGGCGCGGCTGGAGGAGCGTTTCCTGGCCACGCTGCCGCAGGCGGCAGCGGACGAGAACGCGGCGCGCGACGTGAGGCGCGGCGGCATTCAGGTGGAGGTGAAGCAGGTGGGGGACCGGCCGGCCGGGACGACGCCGCGCGAGGCGCGGATCGTGCGGCTGGCGGAGGCGGTGATCGCGGCGCGGGGCTATGCGCCGAAGCTGGAAGCGTCCTCGACCGACAGCAACATCCCTATCAGCCTGGGCATTCCCGCCATCACCGTGGCCTCGGGCGGCACGGGCGGGCGGGCGCATTCGCTGGAGGAGTGGATCGACGTGGCGCCGGAGGAAAGCGCCAGGGGGATCGCCACGGCGCTGGGCGTCATCGTGTCCGTGGCGGGTGGCGCCGCCTGA
- a CDS encoding SMP-30/gluconolactonase/LRE family protein → MSGRDFAGPEWANETPWVASARYPDVRMRDLDPGFARYRVMNAAVEKLCGGLRWGEGPVWFGDHRCLLFSDIPNNRILRWDEETRGVTVFRKPSNFANGNTRDREGRLVTCEHGARRVTRTEHDGRITVIADSFEGKRLNSPNDVVVKSDGTIWFTDPLFGIGGDYEGERAESEIPAAVYRADPARGALRKVAEGVPGPNGLAFSPDESLLYLVASRAEPRQILSYPVAADGASLGEARVLIRAEADGTPDGFRVDEDGNLWCGWGMGRAGESDGLDGVRVFNASGAPIGHIDLPERVANVAFGGWRRNRLFMAGCRSLYSVFVNTRGC, encoded by the coding sequence ATGAGCGGCAGAGACTTCGCGGGCCCGGAATGGGCGAACGAGACACCCTGGGTGGCCTCGGCGCGCTATCCGGATGTGCGGATGCGGGACCTCGATCCCGGCTTCGCCCGGTATCGCGTGATGAACGCGGCGGTGGAGAAGCTGTGCGGGGGCCTGCGCTGGGGCGAGGGGCCGGTCTGGTTCGGCGACCATCGCTGCCTGCTCTTCTCCGACATCCCGAACAACCGCATCCTGCGCTGGGACGAGGAGACGCGCGGCGTCACCGTGTTCCGGAAGCCGTCGAACTTCGCCAACGGCAACACGCGCGACCGCGAGGGGCGGCTGGTGACCTGCGAGCACGGCGCGCGGCGGGTGACGCGGACGGAGCATGACGGGCGGATCACGGTGATCGCCGACAGCTTCGAGGGGAAGCGGCTGAACTCGCCGAACGATGTGGTGGTGAAGTCGGACGGCACGATCTGGTTCACCGACCCGCTTTTCGGCATCGGCGGCGATTATGAGGGGGAGCGGGCGGAGTCCGAGATCCCCGCCGCCGTGTACCGGGCCGATCCGGCGCGGGGGGCGCTGCGCAAGGTGGCGGAGGGCGTGCCGGGGCCGAACGGGCTGGCCTTCTCGCCGGATGAGAGCCTGCTTTATCTCGTCGCCTCGCGGGCCGAGCCGCGGCAGATCCTGAGCTATCCGGTCGCGGCGGACGGGGCCTCGCTGGGCGAGGCGCGGGTGCTGATCCGGGCCGAGGCGGACGGCACGCCGGACGGGTTCCGCGTGGACGAGGACGGCAATCTCTGGTGCGGCTGGGGCATGGGGCGCGCCGGGGAGAGCGACGGGCTGGACGGTGTGCGGGTGTTCAACGCCAGCGGCGCACCGATCGGGCATATCGACCTGCCGGAGCGGGTGGCGAATGTCGCCTTCGGCGGCTGGCGGCGGAACCGGCTGTTCATGGCGGGGTGCCGGTCGCTCTACAGCGTTTTCGTCAACACGCGGGGATGCTGA
- a CDS encoding nucleoside deaminase → MELALEEARAAALRGEVPVGAVVTDPRGLVLARAGNEVEARHDPSAHAEILALRAAAARRGEKWLAGCTLTVTLEPCPMCAQAASLFRVKRVVFGAYDPKGGGVEHGARIYAAASCHHVPEVVGGLRETECATLLRDFFAERR, encoded by the coding sequence ATCGAGCTGGCCCTGGAGGAGGCGCGCGCCGCCGCCCTGCGGGGGGAGGTGCCGGTGGGCGCGGTGGTCACCGATCCGCGCGGCCTCGTCCTGGCCCGCGCCGGCAACGAGGTGGAGGCCCGCCACGACCCCTCCGCCCATGCCGAGATCCTGGCCCTGCGCGCCGCCGCCGCGCGGCGCGGGGAGAAATGGCTGGCCGGCTGCACCCTGACGGTCACGCTGGAACCCTGCCCGATGTGCGCCCAGGCGGCCTCCCTGTTCCGCGTGAAACGGGTGGTGTTCGGCGCCTACGACCCCAAGGGCGGTGGGGTCGAGCACGGCGCCCGCATCTACGCCGCCGCCTCCTGCCACCATGTGCCGGAGGTGGTGGGCGGGCTGCGCGAAACCGAATGCGCCACCCTGCTGCGGGACTTCTTCGCGGAGCGGCGCTGA